TTCAGGCTGTGGTGTTAAAGATGATTCAGCGTTTCCGTCTTTTAAAAAAATTGCCTGTCAGGGTAAAAATAATTGGAATCCCCAGAACAAAAATATGTGAAACCAATCCAAAGATTTATTTTCAAACGTTCCTCCTCCAGTCAATGACTACATGATAAACTAAAGTGcttttgaatcttttttttttgtacaagCATTGTACAAGCaatagtttttttgtgtgtaatgCAATGGCTGACATCTTCTGACACCAGATGAGTGGAActgatttgtctgtttgtccttGTAGTTACAATCCTTATGATGGGCCTAATGAGCATCCTGAAGCTGAGCTTCCTCTGGTGGCAGGGAAGTACCTCTACATCTACGGGACAATGGATGAGGACGGCTTTTATGAAGGTCTGGCAACCCTTTACTGCTATTGTTGTATTTCATGTCCCCAATGCCCACTGTCTCCCTTTGGTTTGGTTTTCCCAGGAGAGCTGCTGGACGGACAGCGGGGGCTTGTCCCATCAAACTTTGTGGATTTTGTTCAAGATGAGGACACATCCACTGTCCAACACAGGGACACAGTGACTAAAGAACCTGGCTACCTCAACCACAGTAGCCTGGGGTCTCAGAGACTGGGAGTGGGCATAGGATCGGGAACAGGCATAAGCAGCCTGCTGTCGGACAGTAAGCTGGACAGTTTTACCACCAGCAGCCTGGGCATGGACCTCCTCGGATCCTCCAGCAACGGGACGGGAACCCTGGATGTCAGCATTGACGAGATCGGTGAAGACGTCGTGCCTTATCCTCGCCGCATCAACCTGATTAAACAACTGGCCAAGAGCGTGATCATCGGCTGGGATCCTCCCGTGGTACCGCCGGGTTGGGGCTCCATCAGTGGCTACAACGTCTTGGTGGACAAGGAGGTGCGCATGCGTGTCCCCTACGGGGGCCGGACGAAGGCTCTCATCGAAAAGCTCAACCTGGCCACCAGCACCTACCGCATCGCGGTGCAGACCATGACGGAGCGGGGCCCGTCGGACGAGCTCCGGTGCACGCTGCTGGTGGGGAAGGACGTGGTGGTGGCGCCGTACTACCTGCGGGTGGACAGCATCACGCAGGTCTCCGCCGAGCTCTCCTGGATGCCCAGCAACAGCAACTACAGCCACGTGATCTTCCTCAACGGCGCCGAGTACGACATGGTCAAGGCAGGGGCCTACAAGTACAAGTTCTTCAACCTGAAACCCATGGCGGTTTACAAGGTGAAGGTGGTGGCGCAGCCGCATCAGGTGCCTTGGCAGCTCCCGATGgatcagagagagaagagggagattTCTGTGGAGTTCTGCACTCAGCCCGCAGGTCAGCCTCCAAAACCTTACTCACACGAACTGCTCGGTAAGCAACCGCTCCTACTCCGTAGTGCATGCTTGTTAGTGACAGGGGGACTCGCAGCAATGCTAGCGTGACTCAAGTGATGCCAGTGTCATTCTCCTGCTTGTCTGTTTCTGCAAACCGAAGCATAACCATGTAATTTGATCCACACATCGTCTTGCCCAGTGGGTGATCACTAATGATTCTGGGGATCCTCAGTGGATGGATTACCCTGACACATTATGCATGCAGACATTAAGTTAATTACACTGTCCCTGGAACATTTCATCTCTCGCATGTATAAATGAACTTGATGTCTTTCCAtgaactgtgactgtgtttctctgttgtgTAACTCAGTGAAGTCAAGAGTTTAGTATCCAGGTTGATTCATCTCCGTCTTCGGTGACTCTAGAGATGCCTACAGAACTGTGTCAAGACTTATGAGCTTTTCCATCAATTAACTTCATCACAGCCTTCCCCACTTCCCAGACAACTCAGAATGACTTAAAGTGCTGATCAGTCTCGCAGGAAAAGCCACATGATAATACACACTTCCTGATTTACTTAGTCATCTGAGTATTTAACTTCACTAACCTAAATCTGACAATTATCTCAAAAGTTTTACATTAAGAACAATCAGAAGACGAAGAAGTGTAAATAGGGAGTGTGGGTGCAGTCTTTCTGCTTCCATGAGCTTCACTGCGCTGGTGTTGCTGGCGCTGACCCGGGTCCCACAGCTGCcaacgctgcagctggagcgaTTCTCTCCAGATTCAGAGGGTGAAGCGTGGCTGAGGCATGTGCAAAGTGACCACACTGTGTCTGTTTAACCTTCAGCCGATGTGTTGTTGGTGCATATCCACTTATTGAGGTATGAGGCAGAAAACAAAGGCCGGGCAGTGAGAGGCCGATAAGCGAACACGCTGAGAGTTCATTAAATGATCTATCTATTGAACATGTTAATTAGAGCTGTCCGTAGCAGAGGGCTGTTGTCAATAGGGAGGACAGGACAGAGACACCACAGTACATCAGGCTGTCACACTGCATGTGTTCTTCAGACACGTCGCTTAATTAGTTCTTAGTGATTCaacatttttattcatattaGTCACACAGAGCAGCCTCCGAATTCATGCCTGGAAATCTCTGTCTGCATTAATGAGACTTGATCcggtgaaaaataaataaaacgctGGTTGTTTACACCTCACACAGCCAGAGAATGACAATAGGAAATGAAACGTCCAAgcatccgccgccgccgctccaaGACTGCGTCGTCGCCCGCCGACAGCGGGTGCAGAGACGCGATTAAGGCTGCGTCGTGCGGCTGCTCGGTCACGTACGCAGCCGCACGTTCCAGCTCAGAGGAGGCGCTCGATGCATCTGCTcagcacgcgtgtgtgtgtgtgtgtgtgtgtgtgtgtgtgtgtgtgtgtgtgtgtatacatgtttttccttcagcatagggaccataaaccatgtttttgctatcaagatgaggacattgtgacaacgtggggacacttggcaggtccccatCAGTCTGaaggcttttttgagggtcaagatgtgattttagggctgaggttagaattgagttttggttcagattagagcaaaggttagacgccTACCTTTATTTGTGGTGGTTATGGTAAGGGGCTAAGGACGGCATTATGTTAATGGTGGAGCCCCATATAGATGTGAAACacgactctgtgtgtgtgtgtgtgtgtgtgtgtgtgtgtgtgtgtgtgtgtgtgtgtgtgtgtgtgtgtgtgtgtgtgtttgtgtgtgtgtgtaggtgagtGCAGGGCAGCAGTGGTGGGTTGTGGGAAAACTTTGCTTTTTGATGCTACGTGGAGAGTGGCCACGTGATGTGGATTTGCAAACTGGACTTTTTCACTTAGTGAGACTCCTGCACCTGATGCGCGTATGGAACTCACACATGAGATGAGACTCCATGAGGAAATACTGTTAAATGAGAGCTGCCATCGTTTCATTGACCCTTGGCACAAAGCAGCTGGTTATTTCAATGAAAATACTGTAGATTCAATATTTTCAATTTCAGTGTACCACCATTTGCCATGAATGATAGCaaataaataactaataaaaTCTTTATCACTGTTAATGAAGAAGGCAAGAATGAATAATTCAGTTTAAAGCTGTCCTCATCGCTGTCTGTGCTCTTCTCCCCAGGGCCTCCTCTTCCCCCCCAGGAGGTGCAGGTCCAGTGTGGGCAGACACCCGGAGTCCTGCAGGTCAGGTGGAAGCCGCCGCCTCTGACCCCTTCAGGAACCTCCAACGGCGCCAGTGTGATCGGCTACGCCGTGTGCACAAAGGGACAAAAGGTACCAAATGTCAGGCTTCCTTCTTTCTGCATCTAAATCAAGGTAGCAGTTGCTGTACACGCTGAGCTGGTGCTTTCTGACTGGAGCTCTATTGCCACCTTCTGGAGCGTTTCTATAGTGCTGATAGTTAGCCCTCGGGGGGGAGTAATGCTTAGGACATGAAGTTTAAACATGGTGATTGTGCTGGAGTTTCGACATAATGAGAAAACTCCTGAATTTGTATTGTAGGGATGTACGGTAACAGTTTGGTTTTCACCTTCAGCCGGTAGATGGACCGGCCACAGATGAGCATGTGGTAACGTTACAGAGTCAGTGCTCCTGGATTGATTGAACTCTCTGATTGCTTTGTGAACACAGATAGCGGAGGTGTTGTACCCCACTGCAGACTATGTGACCGTGGACCTGAGCAGGATTCAGTGTCTGGAGGCCAGGGAGGTCATTGTAAGGACGTTATCCACACAAGGAGAGTCCCAGGACTCCCCCGTGGCCGTCATCCCCCACAACCTCCTGGGCTCCCCGCGCCTCCCCCGGAGGTCCACCGCGGCGCCCCACCCGCTGCCCCACCCCGGGCACTCGCAAACACACCCTCCCTACCCGTCCACGTACCCTCCCAATCACCCGCAGCCGCAGGTGCAGCCTCTGCCCCGGGCCCAGCCCCACACGCTGCCCCACGCGCAGCCGCACTCGCAGCCCCTGtgtcacccccctcctcccccccagccTCACTTCCAGCGTCACCCCATGCCCAAGTCCAAACCATTAGTAAGTGCCAGAGAGTCAGAAACCAAAGAGCACGAGGTGGGCCTGAGGCCGGCCCAGCCCTGGGAGCGCTCCCCCTCTCCGCTGCCCCCGATGCGTGGACCCAATCTGGAGCCGCCGTACTTCCAGCCGCGGCGATCGCCCTCTCCTCAGAGGATCCTGCCACAGCCTCAGGGAGTCCCCATCCCCAACACCATCGCCAAGGCCATGGCCAGGGAAGCTGCCCAGAGAGTGTTCGCCGAAGGCAACAGGGTGTGTGGACGTTTAATTATCAAACAATGTGTTGGTACAATTACAATCAGACTTTCAGGCTCAgcgttaaaaaagaaaaagaacagtcGCTTGCAACAGGATTTTCCTACGATAAACGCTTTAAAGAGTTGTTTatttaaagagcagcagcatttgCAGAGCTTTTAAACGCATCGAGTCGTTTGATTTTAGTTTCAGGACATTCATTATTTACATAGCAGTAACCTCTGGGGACCTCTTTAAGTCTACAAGTCTTGCATTCCCCTCATCAGGTTGATAAAAGGAATTTCTTTAGCGAGCGGGGTAGCGCCCTGCATCCACTCAACtccgatgaggaggaggacggctaCGGCTCTCCGCacgcgaggaggagaggagcgtcGGTAGATGAATTCCTCAGAGGCTCAGAGCTGGGCAGACAGTCGGTGAGCCTCCAATGCAGTCAATACTCTGTGATCGTCAGAAGCCACAGGTGGAATGAGACACACCCCTCTACGTTGGCGTGCAGGTCTTTCTGGTGATTCTGTCTTGTACTTGTGACGTGGGTTTTCCTttagcaccaccaccaccactacagCCACAGCGAGGAGTACCACACGGAGAGCAGCAGGGGCTCCGACCTGTCGGACAtaatggaggaggatgaggaggatctCTACTCTGAGATGCAACTGGAGGAGGGCCGCAGGCGCAGCATCAACTCCCACAACACTCTCAAGGTACCAAATGCACACCTTCCGTCTGCAGTGTCCAGAGAGATGACAcaggaagtggggggggggggggggggcagcagtgCTACCTCAACCAGGCTGTGGCTTCGCCTGGCCCATCTCCCTTCACTATGTCTTAGCAGAATCAGGCCCCTGCCCCCCCGGcactgcctcacacacaccaggctGAGGCCACAGCATGAGAGAGCGCACCGAGAGCATAATGTTTGTACGGTTGCATTGCATTGGGAAGCTTCTCAGTCGACACCGACGGAGAACGTTGCAAAAGTTAACCACCAAGTGTGAGAATGTGATGTGTTAATACCCTCTGCTGTACCACGGGTCATGGCATATCCAGTGCACACGGGAATCTCATTTAAGTGAGTACTTAAATGGAAGTCTACACGTTTGTTTCTGTATGTGTCGTCCTAATGTGGATGTTAACATGATCCGTCTCCATTCGGTCTGTCGCTGCGGAGCTGCTTGCGTAAATAAATTAAGGTGTTTTAGAGGCGGAGCTCCTGTGTGTAGCCTGATCCACGTTTGCTACTCTTTGTGGCCTTCATGAGGGGGTTCACTGGTGCAGTACTGCTTGTCAATGTCATCTGTTGCTAAATCACTGTGCACATTATCCATCTTGTATTCTTGTTAAATGTAATGAAATGTTTATTGAGTCAAGGCTTTCACTACATGTGTTCTTTTTCTCACTGTGCTACACGTAGATACAGTTTACATCCAGCTGCAGGGGTTTGCACATACACAGTACACTCTTCATGCAGCTCACCCCCCCTCACAGATTCCTGTTCAGAGCATGCCATGTCCACTGCATGTCTTACTACATTGCCACAAATAACTAATTCTGcctttattttgtcttttcccCCCATTTGTTCTATTCACACACTGTCGTGTTTCCCGCCCGTTCTATCACCTtcgaaaaaaaaactttcaacccccctcccctcgcaaaaaaaactaaactcaaCCATCTGAATTGAACTAACTGAACTGTGAAATTGTGGAACTTTGCCTCCTTGTCATGACCGAAGGCATATTACAAGCGTCAGGACTTAGCTGAGGAGAGGGACTGCTGGGACCTCCAGAGGGAGGTGGTCAAGCAGAAGTCGCTGCGCAGCAAGCGTCTCCACAGCATCCCGgaggtggcggaggaggagtcGGACAGCGTGGACAGCACGGGCCAGCGCCTGAGCTTCGAGGGGGGCGGGCGGCCGGGGACCCCCCAGCCCCAGAGGCGGCCGTACCCGCAGGACAACCACCTGGCGCCCGGCAAGACCCTGCGGCACCTGCAGCGCCAGCGCTCCTCCCCGCGCTTCACCGACAGCCGCTACTGCTACGGCGCCGAGGACCGCGGCCTCGCGCGGCCCAACCGCCAGAACACCAAGAGTCCCGACAGCGGCTTGGACTGCGGCAGCGAAGAGGAAGGCTCGCTGGGCTGGAGCCACCGGGGCTACTATGCCCACGGGGGCCCCATGCGGGGGCCCGTGCGCGTCATCCACTGCGAAGGCCCCGTAGAGAGGCGGGCGCTGGCCATGGGCCGCAAAAGGACTCTAACCCGGCAGTGTAGTGTGGAGGAGGAGTTCTGTGACGTCCCGGTGCCGGCGGCCAAGTCGGTGCACACAGGTGACTTTAGGAACAGGGAGCACTTTGGGCCCGGTCGAGAGACGGGGCCGCGAAACTACTCCAGGGAGGGGGCCCTGAGCGAGGGCAGGCTGAACGAGTTGGACAGGGTCTATTACAGCCCCCACAGGGAGGCTAGGGCCCAGTCTTTGTCCAGGCTCAACCGGGACCAGCCGCTGGTGTGTGATTCCGACTTTCTGCCGTACTTTTCATCTGCAAGCCGCAGCCATTCTGTTTTCTTACCgttgtctgtttttctttataaccccccccccccccccccccttttcatttgtacttctgtttttcattttctgacgAGTTATCACATGGTCATGGTTGGTCTGAGTTGGTCCTTTATTTTGTCTGAATTACTTTGCTTGTACTACTGTCAGGTGGTTCCAGTAAAAGCTTCAATTACCTAAAGGCCATTTAAGCCCGTTTTGATTTCTCATGTCTCTGAGGGGAAAGGATCCATTAAAGGAAAAGGTCTGTGTGCGGTGCATGGGGACGCGACGCTCCTCTGCCGGCTTCATAAGTTGCCCTCCATGCCTGactctgcagacgctgctgcatcGCTCCAGCTCCCGCTTTAAGCTTTCTTTCATCATCTTTAGCTTCTCATCGCTGCACATACGGCAGAAGGCGACGCCCAGACTTCTGCAGCCTGCTGTGATTAATTTACACGTCATCGTCGTCCGTTCCACTCTTTTcagcgaaaaaaaaaacacctctcTCTCATCATCACgtttcataaaataaatgtttgattgTTTTAACACGAAGCCCCAGGGAACTATAATGGCTTTGCTCATCTAACCATGTCCTGATCCATTCTTGAGCACACTCGGCTTCCACTTTTCATCCACTCGATTTATTAATCAtcttaacacccccccccattTCTCTTTGCTTCCCTTTCTCATCATGGAGCTGACAtgcacagaacaaaacaaatcaaacaaatggTCTTTAGCGAAACATCTGACCCTTCCTGACCCCAGTCCATGTTGTCGCATTGGGGGTTGATTTGATTTACTTTTGATGGTTTGTTGGTTTCTTTATCGTTTTATGGATTTATTTCTCTATTAATTTGCCTCCCTAAGGACAAATGGATCCATCATTTGCTCTTATGGTTTTTTTTCAGTTGTTTTGACAGGATTGTCGGATTCTGTTAAACCATTTACAATGTTATTCCTCCAACCGCAGCCGTCTGCTGCACTAACCTCGTGTCTGTTGTTTCTTTATACTCTAAAGATCATTGGGAACTCCCCGTCACACGGAAGCGCTGATCGTCTGGACCATTCGGGGAGGAGGCCGGTTCACATCGGCACCCCCCCCCAGCGAAGACCCATCCCATCCATTGGTTAGTGAGGTCACGACACGAGGAGACGCCTCATCCCCACCTGCTATTTATGCCACGTGTTTCCCTGAATCGTGTGAGCCGAGCTGTACATCTTTCACATAGAGCCAGCAGCCACGTAGCTCTCATTTCCTCTGGGGGTGTTTGCTCCATGTAGCCGTCCATTCTCATGAGTTGGATTTGCCAAATGTTCACATGCTGTTTAGCAGGACAGTTATCCCAGATACTCTTCCTGTGCCTCTGTTCTCTCtgaccccccctgcaacagtgCAAGCATTGCTGTTTTGCATCCAGTGACTCCAGAGTGAAACCTGTTGCCTtgtatgacccccccccccctccccaaaacGCCACCGCAGGGCAATCGCATCATCCTACTGTCTCAGCATGAGTGAATGGGTGCGGGGGATCTCTGATCATAACGCTGTGATTGGTGTCTTCTGTAGAGATCACCATGGACAGTAACAGTGAGGGCAGTGAGGGGAACCTCTCACCCGTCAAGGACGATGTTTACTATGGCAGTGTAGCTCGGCGCAGGATATGGCGATCAGTGTCCTCAGAGGATCAATATGGTATGTGGTGCAGCTTCTCTCCAAGATGATGATTGACCTTGACTAATCCAGTAAGGGCCACGCGTGGTCCAGCGACAGCGGTGGTCTTTGCTCTGTGCTGGACTCTCAGCTGCTTTGTTTAgcgtagcttagcttagctaAAGCTGATGGGGGAGGACACGTCTGGCCACCCGCTGGAGAATGAACCTCCCTCCCTTGTATGTACTCCTACACCTTCAATCCCAATAACCCCCGACTTACCCACTCGTCCCATTCACCCTCCATGTCCAGGCCATTCCTCCACCCCACTGCAAATTAGcctgcttctctgctcctcttttccttctcctctcgCCTTCTGGGCCCAAAAAACGGTACCCTCCCCAAATTCCTACTCATTTTGCATGACGTGGTAAGAGAGACGAGAAGGAAAGACCCATTTCTGGATGAGCTCAGTGCATTCTTGTCGTGTTGGGATAACTCAGCTGCCATTAACCCCGCTGCCATCAAAATCAAATGCTTCACACAGTCAGAGGACCTCCCCAACAACTCACATTTGGGTTGCCTTGTTGGTATTGGTTGTGGATCTCTGAGCTATTACTGCAAATCTGCCATTGAAATATTTAACGGTGGTCCATGAGACGCATGGGGAACTGATATCAGGTCCatccccaccccccctcctccatacCTGATATCTGCActaccaggagctgctgctggtgcattTGATGTGTTATCTCCCTCAGAAGCCCCTTTTCTTCTACATTGTGAGCCCAAAGCATGACGGTTCACCTGCATTTGATGTGTGAATGCGCTCCTGACCTGACGGGAAAGCATGCATGCTGCTCAGCCTCTGTGAGATAaggcagtgaaacagcaatGAACTACGGTGTGGTACTGTAGTTGTCCTTCAGTTTCCCTTGCGGCCCCCAAAACTGCTTGAGCGTTGTGTTGTCCTGTGTCTGTGACCGTCACGGCAGCAAGCGGACATGTGTGAACGGAGACCCCGCCACTGTACCGCCATCGCAAGGGCGTCCGTGACAGACATTCAACCTAAAAGCTGAGCGCGGGTCCCGGGTCTTCTTCCACACATGCCCCTCATCTCCCGCTCCCCTGTCAGCTCTAACAAAGAGACATCTTCTGCTCTCATCGCCTCTACAGCCAGCGTGGCTGTATACGGCTGGTAGTAGCAGCAGAGGCCTCCTCTATGTTTCAGACGGCTACGGCGGGCGCAGGCACGGCCGGGGTCGGAGGTCACCGGATTACTATGAGGAGTCGGAGCCGGAGGAGATGACCCGCGTGTTTGTGGCTCTGTTTGACTATGACCCCATGTCCATGTCTCCCAACCCggatgctgctgatgaggagcTGCCGTTCAAGGAAGGACAGATTATCAAGGTGACAAACCATGTTTCATAAGAACTACTCTCATTCAGGTTTTactgaatattgttttattatctgAAAGAGGGACATTTTGTGGCAGCTGAACGTTTTACAATAACCGCTGTTTGAAGTTTCATGCAAATAAACCTTATTTATGAATCTAACCTCCAGGTCTTTgggaacaaagacacagacggCTTCTACAGGGCCGAGATCCGAGACAGAGTGGGGCTGATCCCCTGTAACATGGTGTCTGAAATCCAGACGGAAGACGATGAAATGATGGAGCAGCTCCTCAAACAGGGCTTCCTGCCTCTTAACACTCCTGTGGAGAAGTTAGGTGAGACGTCGCTTCCTCGCACTATGGCGTCAACGTTTGAACCCACGCTCTTTACGTGGAGAGGGGAGCCCT
Above is a window of Betta splendens chromosome 9, fBetSpl5.4, whole genome shotgun sequence DNA encoding:
- the rimbp2b gene encoding RIMS-binding protein 2 isoform X22, with amino-acid sequence MGCQKTCTVEKFLQRPPREAAWSQRHQKHGCARGARKLRNEVLPLNFPSVQYLDSFRILEDDGSGSRRLGPATLTRHWAKQKLLETEIGTKRKECEALEAEVKKKNQTCQTLENELQDFLQDNNHLNLQLFNGSHKALEYEKVKSEYAQLKDALGAVTRERDSAVWERNQLRGKLENLEQVLKHMREAAERRQQLELEHEQALAVLNAKQQEIDLLQKAQVEAKKEHEGAVHLLENHLDSMQAKVRELEEKCRSQSEQFNLLSKELEKFRLQAGKFDILSTEPITLCDSPGSPNKSLSQLLNGLAAPIGKGNEAPTSRSLISEFIRPLQISGDKSELLSVKPTFLTRGRASSPARAFLSEMDKELSSTTRSKLRFTGKIRLCIARYSYNPYDGPNEHPEAELPLVAGKYLYIYGTMDEDGFYEGELLDGQRGLVPSNFVDFVQDEDTSTVQHRDTVTKEPGYLNHSSLGSQRLGVGIGSGTGISSLLSDSKLDSFTTSSLGMDLLGSSSNGTGTLDVSIDEIGEDVVPYPRRINLIKQLAKSVIIGWDPPVVPPGWGSISGYNVLVDKEVRMRVPYGGRTKALIEKLNLATSTYRIAVQTMTERGPSDELRCTLLVGKDVVVAPYYLRVDSITQVSAELSWMPSNSNYSHVIFLNGAEYDMVKAGAYKYKFFNLKPMAVYKVKVVAQPHQVPWQLPMDQREKREISVEFCTQPAGQPPKPYSHELLGPPLPPQEVQVQCGQTPGVLQVRWKPPPLTPSGTSNGASVIGYAVCTKGQKIAEVLYPTADYVTVDLSRIQCLEAREVIVRTLSTQGESQDSPVAVIPHNLLGSPRLPRRSTAAPHPLPHPGHSQTHPPYPSTYPPNHPQPQVQPLPRAQPHTLPHAQPHSQPLCHPPPPPQPHFQRHPMPKSKPLVSARESETKEHEVGLRPAQPWERSPSPLPPMRGPNLEPPYFQPRRSPSPQRILPQPQGVPIPNTIAKAMAREAAQRVFAEGNRVDKRNFFSERGSALHPLNSDEEEDGYGSPHARRRGASVDEFLRGSELGRQSHHHHHYSHSEEYHTESSRGSDLSDIMEEDEEDLYSEMQLEEGRRRSINSHNTLKIIGNSPSHGSADRLDHSGRRPVHIGTPPQRRPIPSIDGYGGRRHGRGRRSPDYYEESEPEEMTRVFVALFDYDPMSMSPNPDAADEELPFKEGQIIKVFGNKDTDGFYRAEIRDRVGLIPCNMVSEIQTEDDEMMEQLLKQGFLPLNTPVEKLERNRRSGRQHPMSTCRMVALYDYDPRESSPNVDVEAELTFCAGDVITVFGEIDEDGFYYGELNGHKGLVPSNFLEEVPDDVEVFLTDSPSRYPQDTPARIKTKRKKSVHFTP
- the rimbp2b gene encoding RIMS-binding protein 2 isoform X26; its protein translation is MGCQKTCTVEKFLQRPPREAAWSQRHQKHGCARGARKLRNEVLPLNFPSVQYLDSFRILEDDGSGSRRLGPATLTRHWAKQKLLETEIGTKRKECEALEAEVKKKNQTCQTLENELQDFLQDNNHLNLQLFNGSHKALEYEKVKSEYAQLKDALGAVTRERDSAVWERNQLRGKLENLEQVLKHMREAAERRQQLELEHEQALAVLNAKQQEIDLLQKAQVEAKKEHEGAVHLLENHLDSMQAKVRELEEKCRSQSEQFNLLSKELEKFRLQAGKFDILSTEPITLCDSPGSPNKSLSQLLNGLAAPIGKGNEAPTSRSLISEFIRPLQISGDKSELLSVKPTFLTRGRASSPARAFLSEMDKELSSTTRSKLRFTGKIRLCIARYSYNPYDGPNEHPEAELPLVAGKYLYIYGTMDEDGFYEGELLDGQRGLVPSNFVDFVQDEDTSTVQHRDTVTKEPGYLNHSSLGSQRLGVGIGSGTGISSLLSDSKLDSFTTSSLGMDLLGSSSNGTGTLDVSIDEIGEDVVPYPRRINLIKQLAKSVIIGWDPPVVPPGWGSISGYNVLVDKEVRMRVPYGGRTKALIEKLNLATSTYRIAVQTMTERGPSDELRCTLLVGKDVVVAPYYLRVDSITQVSAELSWMPSNSNYSHVIFLNGAEYDMVKAGAYKYKFFNLKPMAVYKVKVVAQPHQVPWQLPMDQREKREISVEFCTQPAGPPLPPQEVQVQCGQTPGVLQVRWKPPPLTPSGTSNGASVIGYAVCTKGQKIAEVLYPTADYVTVDLSRIQCLEAREVIVRTLSTQGESQDSPVAVIPHNLLGSPRLPRRSTAAPHPLPHPGHSQTHPPYPSTYPPNHPQPQVQPLPRAQPHTLPHAQPHSQPLCHPPPPPQPHFQRHPMPKSKPLVSARESETKEHEVGLRPAQPWERSPSPLPPMRGPNLEPPYFQPRRSPSPQRILPQPQGVPIPNTIAKAMAREAAQRVFAEGNRVDKRNFFSERGSALHPLNSDEEEDGYGSPHARRRGASVDEFLRGSELGRQSHHHHHYSHSEEYHTESSRGSDLSDIMEEDEEDLYSEMQLEEGRRRSINSHNTLKIIGNSPSHGSADRLDHSGRRPVHIGTPPQRRPIPSIDGYGGRRHGRGRRSPDYYEESEPEEMTRVFVALFDYDPMSMSPNPDAADEELPFKEGQIIKVFGNKDTDGFYRAEIRDRVGLIPCNMVSEIQTEDDEMMEQLLKQGFLPLNTPVEKLERNRRSGRQHPMSTCRMVALYDYDPRESSPNVDVEAELTFCAGDVITVFGEIDEDGFYYGELNGHKGLVPSNFLEEVPDDVEVFLTDSPSRYPQDTPARIKTKRKKSVHFTP
- the rimbp2b gene encoding RIMS-binding protein 2 isoform X14; amino-acid sequence: MGAMGCQKTCTVEKFLQRPPREAAWSQRHQKHGCARGARKLRNEVLPLNFPSVQYLDSFRILEDDGSGSRRLGPATLTRHWAKQKLLETEIGTKRKECEALEAEVKKKNQTCQTLENELQDFLQDNNHLNLQLFNGSHKALEYEKVKSEYAQLKDALGAVTRERDSAVWERNQLRGKLENLEQVLKHMREAAERRQQLELEHEQALAVLNAKQQEIDLLQKAQVEAKKEHEGAVHLLENHLDSMQAKVRELEEKCRSQSEQFNLLSKELEKFRLQAGKFDILSTEPITLCDSPGSPNKSLSQLLNGLAAPIGKGNEAPTSRSLISEFIRPLQISGDKSELLSVKPTFLTRGRASSPARAFLSEMDKELSSTTRSKLRFTGKIRLCIARYSYNPYDGPNEHPEAELPLVAGKYLYIYGTMDEDGFYEGELLDGQRGLVPSNFVDFVQDEDTSTVQHRDTVTKEPGYLNHSSLGSQRLGVGIGSGTGISSLLSDSKLDSFTTSSLGMDLLGSSSNGTGTLDVSIDEIGEDVVPYPRRINLIKQLAKSVIIGWDPPVVPPGWGSISGYNVLVDKEVRMRVPYGGRTKALIEKLNLATSTYRIAVQTMTERGPSDELRCTLLVGKDVVVAPYYLRVDSITQVSAELSWMPSNSNYSHVIFLNGAEYDMVKAGAYKYKFFNLKPMAVYKVKVVAQPHQVPWQLPMDQREKREISVEFCTQPAGQPPKPYSHELLGPPLPPQEVQVQCGQTPGVLQVRWKPPPLTPSGTSNGASVIGYAVCTKGQKIAEVLYPTADYVTVDLSRIQCLEAREVIVRTLSTQGESQDSPVAVIPHNLLGSPRLPRRSTAAPHPLPHPGHSQTHPPYPSTYPPNHPQPQVQPLPRAQPHTLPHAQPHSQPLCHPPPPPQPHFQRHPMPKSKPLVSARESETKEHEVGLRPAQPWERSPSPLPPMRGPNLEPPYFQPRRSPSPQRILPQPQGVPIPNTIAKAMAREAAQRVFAEGNRVDKRNFFSERGSALHPLNSDEEEDGYGSPHARRRGASVDEFLRGSELGRQSHHHHHYSHSEEYHTESSRGSDLSDIMEEDEEDLYSEMQLEEGRRRSINSHNTLKAYYKRQDLAEERDCWDLQREVVKQKSLRSKRLHSIPEVAEEESDSVDSTGQRLSFEGGGRPGTPQPQRRPYPQDNHLAPGKTLRHLQRQRSSPRFTDSRYCYGAEDRGLARPNRQNTKSPDSGLDCGSEEEGSLGWSHRGYYAHGGPMRGPVRVIHCEGPVERRALAMGRKRTLTRQCSVEEEFCDVPVPAAKSVHTGDFRNREHFGPGRETGPRNYSREGALSEGRLNELDRVYYSPHREARAQSLSRLNRDQPLIIGNSPSHGSADRLDHSGRRPVHIGTPPQRRPIPSIEITMDSNSEGSEGNLSPVKDDVYYGSVARRRIWRSVSSEDQYDGYGGRRHGRGRRSPDYYEESEPEEMTRVFVALFDYDPMSMSPNPDAADEELPFKEGQIIKVFGNKDTDGFYRAEIRDRVGLIPCNMVSEIQTEDDEMMEQLLKQGFLPLNTPVEKLERNRRSGRQHPMSTCRMVALYDYDPRESSPNVDVEAELTFCAGDVITVFGEIDEDGFYYGELNGHKGLVPSNFLEEVPDDVEVFLTDSPSRYPQDTPARIKTKRKKSVHFTP